In Miscanthus floridulus cultivar M001 unplaced genomic scaffold, ASM1932011v1 fs_248_1_2, whole genome shotgun sequence, one DNA window encodes the following:
- the LOC136530985 gene encoding LOW QUALITY PROTEIN: DEAD-box ATP-dependent RNA helicase 20-like (The sequence of the model RefSeq protein was modified relative to this genomic sequence to represent the inferred CDS: deleted 1 base in 1 codon) — translation MSRYDGRAADAGSYRDRRSEGAFGGGSRAFAAPSKADAFAAASELDGLPRFEKNFYVESPAVAGMTEEEVEAYRRRREITVEGRDVPKPVLEFRDVGFPEYVLQEITKAGFVEPTPIQSQGWPMALRGRDLIGIAETGSGKTLAYLLPAVVHVNAQPILAPGDGPIVLVLAPTRELAVQIQQEATKFGASSKIKSTCIYGGVPKGPQVRDLQKGVEIVIATPGRLIDMIESHHTNLRRVTYLVLDEADRMLDMGFEPQIKKIVSQIRPDRQTLYWSATWPKEVEQLARNFLFDPYKVTIGSEDLKANHAIVQHVEILSESQKYNKLVNLLEDIMDGSRILIFLDTKKGCDQITRQLRMDGWPALSIHGDKSQAERDWVLSEFKSGKSPIMTATDVAARGLDVKDVKYVINYDFPGSLEDYVHRIGRTGRAGAKGTAYSFFTAANARFAKELISILEEAGQKVSSELAAMGRGAPPPSSGYRDRYRGYGGGRSWS, via the exons ATGAGCCGCTACGACGGCCGCGCTGCGGACGCGGGCTCCTACCGCGACCGCCGCAG CGAGGGGGCGTTCGGGGGCGGGTCGAGGGCGTTCGCGGCGCCGAGCAAAGCGGATGCTTTCGCGGCGGCCTCGGAGCTGGATGGGCTGCCGCGCTTCGAGAAGAACTTCTACGTGGAGTCGCCTGCGGTAGCCGGCATGacggaggaagaggtggaggcgtaCCGCCGCCGCCGGGAGATTACCGTCGAGGGCCGCGACGTGCCCAAGCCGGTGCTTGAGTTCCGT GATGTCGGCTTCCCAG AATATGTGTTGCAAGAAATTACAAAAGCTGGTTTTGTGGAACCTACTCCTATCCAATCGCAAGGTTGGCCAATGGCACTGAGGGGTCGTGACCTTATTGGCATTGCAGAGACAGGATCAGGGAAAACTCTTGCTTACCTTTTACCTGCGGTTGTTCATGTGAATGCTCAGCCTATTCTTG CCCCTGGCGATGGTCCAATCGTCTTGGTGTTAGCTCCTACACGTGAACTTGCTGTTCAGATACAGCAAGAAGCAACCAAGTTTGGTGCATCATCAAAGATAAAAAGTACTTGCATATATGGTGGTGTGCCAAAAGGTCCACAAGTTCGTGATCTTCAAAAAG GTGTTGAAATTGTTATAGCCACACCAGGACGACTAATTGATATGATAGAATCACATCATACAAACTTGCGAAGGGTCACATATCTTGTTTTAGATGAAGCAGACCGGATGCTAGATATGGGATTTGAACCTCAGATTAAGAAAATTGTTTCTCAG ATTCGTCCAGATCGTCAAACACTTTACTGGAGCGCTACATGGCCAAAGGAAGTTGAGCAGTTAGCAAGGAATTTCCTTTTTGACCCATACAAG GTCACTATTGGTTCTGAAGACTTGAAGGCTAATCATGCTATTGTTCAGCATGTAGAGATACTATCTGAGAGTCAGAAGTATAACAA GCTGGTTAATCTACTGGAGGATATAATGGATGGTAGCCGAATTTTAATATTTCTGGACACCAAGAAGGGATGCGATCAGATTACTAGACAGCTTCGAATGGACGGTTGGCCTGCTTTGTCTATCCATGGTGACAAGAGCCAAGCAGAACGGGATTGGGTCCTTTCTGAATTCAAGTCAGGGAAAAGTCCTATTATGACAGCCACTGATGTTGCTGCTCGAGGCTTAG ATGTCAAGGATGTGAAGTATGTCATTAACTATGACTTTCCAGGGTCGCTTGAGGATTATGTTCATCGTATTGGTCGAACTGGCAGAGCAGGTGCAAAAGGAACAGCTTACTCCTTTTTCACTGCAGCTAATGCCAGATTTGCCAAGGAACTTATTAGTATTCTGGAAGAAGCTGGACAAAAGGTCAGCTCTGAGTTAGCTGCTATGGGTCGTGGTGCACCTCCCCCTTCTTCAG gttaCCGTGATAGATATAGGGGGTATGGGGGTGGCCGATCCTGGAGTTGA